The nucleotide sequence CAAAGGTCAGAAATACAATTAAAAGACATGAAAAAACACGACTCATTTTATTTACCTTTATTTTTTAAGGAAAACTATTATAACTGAACAAAAACTAACTTGCCTGTATAAACCAATAATTTTTCTACTGCCAACATTGCAGAATTAACGGCTCGATAAGGCAATTTTTAGACCGAAACCAATGAAAAGACCACCTGTTAAACGATCCAATGTTTGAATAACTTTAGGATTTTTTAGTCCTCGAGTCAGTGGCTGACTTGCTAAAATCAACAAGGCAAACCAAAGCATGCCGAGTAGTGAGTGAATCAACGCTAATAAAAAAGTATAACCAGCAATCGGCATATCCTGTGGAATGAATTGCGGTAGGAAAGAAACATAAAAAATACCCACTTTCGGATTCAAAAGATTTCCTAAAAATCCTTTCCATAGCCAGCTAAAATCACTTATTTTTTGCCCCGATTGCCCTACACCAGTTACACCGGAAAAATCTGTTCGCGGACTTAACAGCAACTGCAAACCTAACCAAGCAAGGTAGAATGCTCCCACCCACTTGAGTAGTTCATAGGCCAGTTGCGAAGCTGAAATAAGTGCACCCAAACCAAACGCAACAGCAGCTCCCCAGGTTAAACAACCAATATTGACACCAATTGCAGCAAACCCTGCTTTTTTAGCCCCTTCTGCAGCAGACGTTCTCAAAACCAAGGCGGTATCCAGTCCAGGTACAATAGTGAGGAGTCCGCCCGCGAGGACAAAAGCAATTAATGATTCACTAACAGTCATAGATATTCCAAAATAGGTCGCTTTTTAATAGCAGTACGATCGTCATCTTAACCTAGAGGTTAGAAAGTTTAAATATATCTCATGGACTATCAGAAATTATAAGTTGACTTGAAGAACCATTTGCTCAGATATCAAAACGAAGGGAGCTTATGGTGCTAAAAAACAGAACGTTCTTCCTCCCTATTTATTCCAGTTACCCTACAGGAGAAGCGTCTAACCACCCTCATTAAGCAACACTGTTACCATAATTATCCAAGTAAAAACTTACCTTCTTTTGGAGCAACTTAGAAAGTCGTTGAATACAATTTTGAATAGAGGAAGTTGCTTTAAACTGCACTTAAATAAAAGCTATGATATTTTACTCGCATGAGGAACAAGCGTGATAAAAGAATATGAGTGACTTAGCGATTAATCAAGTACGAGCTGATACACCAGGTTGCCAACTGGTACTACACTTCAATAATGCAGGAGCAGCTTTACCTCCCAATGCAGTAGTAACCGCAATGAAAGAACATCTGGATTTAGAAGCGACCACTGGTGGTTATGAAGCAGCCGCACTTCATTTGTCCCAATCCGAAAAAATGTATGTTAATGCCGCCCGTTTAATCCATTGCAAACCGGAGGAAATCGCCTTTGTCGATAATGCCACCCGGGCGTGGGAAATGGCTTTTTACAGCTTTCAATTTAAAAAGGGTGATCGCATTCTTACTGCATGTTGTGAGTATGCCAGTAATTACCTCGCATTCCTTCATAGGGCAAAACGGGTTGGTGTCGATATTGAAGTCATTGCTAATGACCAATATGGCCAACTTGACTTGGGGGATTTGCAGAAAAAAATTGATAAGCGAATTAAATTAATTGCCATTACTCATGTACCAACTCAAGGTGGTCTTATTAATCCAATTATCGAAGTGGGGAAAATTGCTAAGCAAGAAGGAATCCCCTATTTGGTGGATACAACTCAATCAATTGGTCAAATGCCCATTGATGTCGAAGCAATTGGTTGTGATTTTCTGTGTGCTACTGGTCGCAAATACTTGCGTGGCCCGCGTGGAACTGGTTTTTTATACGCTCGTAATTCAGTCCTTCCCCAATACGAACCTCCTTTTATTGATCTGCATGCCGCTTGCTGGATTAGCGATAATGACTATCAATTGCGCACTGATGCGCGTCGTTTTGAAACTTGGGAGCAAAATATTGCTGCTAAAATCGGTTTGGGCGTGGCCATTGAATATGCTCTTGAACTTGGTATTGATGTTATTTGGCAAAGGATCCAATATCTCGCAACACGATTACGCCAGCAATTAGCTACTCTACCCTCACTTGCATTACACGATCTTGGTCAACATCAATGCGGTATCGTTACGTTCACCTGTAAAGGAATAATACCCAGCGTCATACAACAAGAATTAAGCAAACAAAAAATTAATGTTTCGATTTCCTTGCAAGAATACGCTCGCTTAGATTTAGCTCCGAGGAATTTACCCGCTTTAGTACGTGCATCTGTTCATTATTATAACAATGAAGAAGAAATCGATCAATTTTGTAATGCCTTACAAGCCTTAATACAAACGCGTTAATCGTTGCTTTTGATATTGGCTCAACAACACCAAACTGTTAACTAAAAAAGTTAAAAAAGCGGTCATTATTGGTACGATAATGAAAAAATGCCAGCGCTTAGTTAAAGCAATATCCAGTATAAAGGTCGCCAGGTATTGATTGATAAGTGTTGCGGTCGTGACAGCCAATAATCCCGCATAAAAACCGATGATTAACGATTCACTACTTTGGATCCAAATGAGTTGTCTCTGTCCTATACCCAAGATTTTAAGAATCTGTGTTTCTTGCTGTTTTAAGCCGCTAAAAGACAACATAGCTAAGGTCACAATGATTAAACCTGCTAAAGCGCCAAAAAAAGCCATAAAATTAATGGCCTTGCTAGTATTATCGAAGATAGAATGAATTTTATTTAATATATTTGCAATGTCGATGATAGTCACATTAGGGAATTGAGTAACGAGAGCATTTAACACTTTTTGCTGGCTGCTTTTCAGATAAATACTGGCAATGTATGTTTGTGGAAAATCGTTAAGAAGACCTGGTCTGAATAACATAAAAAAGTTAGGTGTAAATGCAGCCCACTCGACCGTACGAATACTAGTGACTTTGGTAGAGATAGTTGTTATTCCAATTCGAAAAGTCATAACATCGTGCAGTTTTAAACCCAACTGATTAGCCACTCCCTGTTCTATAGATACCCAATTTTCCGCCTTATCAGCAACGGGCCAACTTCCCGCGACAATTTTATTATCGGGGGGTAATGCAGAAGTCCATGACAAGTTAATTTCTCGTTGTAACGCATTAATCTCTTTCATTTTTTCGCCAAACAGTCGTTGCACTGGTTGACCATTAATAGCGATCACCCGCCCTCTAACCATGGGATAGAGATTGGAAGTCCTAATATTTTTTTTCGCTAAAAATTGAGTTAGTGCTTCAACCTGGTTAGGTTCAATATTAACGATAAAGTAATTAGCCGCAGTATCAGATAATTGCTGCTGCCAATTATGAATTAAATCATTCCGGAGAATATATAAACTCAGGATTGCTGTTAAAGCCAAGCCAATACCAATAACCTGCAAAGAACTATTAGCAAGATTTCTCGCAATATTCGCAAAACCAAAGCGCCAATTAAGATGGATATAATGTTTAATCGTGGTCAAATAATTAAAAATGAGCCATAAACTACCTGTAACTACCGCAATAAATCCAAGACAGGCGTATAGGACACTTACTGTGAGGCGCCAGGATTGCGTATAAAAATAAGCGAGTCCGGCAAGCAATAAAAAAGCCAGGCCATAACCCAGCCAGGTTTCAGTGGTCCAGGCCAATTTCTCTTTACGTAAAATAGTGACTGCTGTCACATGACGCAGTTTTAAAATATTCATCAACGAAAAACACAATAAGACGATCATGCCAGTAGTTATACTTAGCAAAGCCGGTTTGATGGTTAAAGACGCCTTAAACTGTGGTAATAAGCCACTTAGCCATTGCTTCAATAAAGGCTGTAAAACATAACCCAGAAAAACACCCAACAAGCAGGAGATAAATCCTAAAAAAAGAATACTACTTAAATAAACAGCAATAATCTGGCGTTGAGAGGCACCAAAGCAGCGCAAGATTGCAACCTGCTGCGTATGACGCTGGCTATATCGAAGACTGGCCATACTAATTGCCACACCGGCTAATACCAGACTCATCAAAGTACCTAAATTAAGATAATCCAAAGTACGTTGAATCGTTTGAGTGACAGAGAGATTTGTGGTTCCATCAGCTAATTCCTGCTGTTCCGTCAACTTGTCTTTTAAATAGTATTTCAACTGTTCAAGGTTGTTTTTCTCGCCAGTTAATAACCACCGATAAGCTAAATTACTACCCGGCTGAACTACCTTGGTTTTAGGAATATCGACCTGATTCATGATGATTCTTGGCGAAATGTTAAACCAATCCCCTGTCTGACCAGGTTCCTCTATCAACAACGCAGCCACTGTAAACTCCGCGGCTCCAATCGTTAACGTACCACCTACCGCAACATTTAATAACGGCAATAAGCGGGGACTTAACCAAACTGTACCGTTTTCAGGTATCTCATAAATGCTGCGTGCCTGCCCAGATAGGGTATTCGCAATTTTTAACTCCCCTAACAAAGGATAAGGCGCTTCAATCGACTTGATTTGAGCCAGTTGCAGATTCTCGTTATGAGCCACCATACTTAAGAAAGTTAACGTAGTGGTTTGCTTTAACCCCAGCTCTTTTGCCTTGATAAACCACTGTGAGGAAATCGGCACACTACTACTAACAACCAAATCTGCGCCCAGCATTTGTGAAGCCTGTTGCACTAATTGTTGGTTCACCATGCCGGCAAAAATAGTTAGCGCGCTCACACAAGCCACAGCAATAACTAAAGCCAGTGACAAAAGAGTCAACTCACCACTTCGCCAATCC is from Legionella donaldsonii and encodes:
- a CDS encoding aminotransferase class V-fold PLP-dependent enzyme; this translates as MSDLAINQVRADTPGCQLVLHFNNAGAALPPNAVVTAMKEHLDLEATTGGYEAAALHLSQSEKMYVNAARLIHCKPEEIAFVDNATRAWEMAFYSFQFKKGDRILTACCEYASNYLAFLHRAKRVGVDIEVIANDQYGQLDLGDLQKKIDKRIKLIAITHVPTQGGLINPIIEVGKIAKQEGIPYLVDTTQSIGQMPIDVEAIGCDFLCATGRKYLRGPRGTGFLYARNSVLPQYEPPFIDLHAACWISDNDYQLRTDARRFETWEQNIAAKIGLGVAIEYALELGIDVIWQRIQYLATRLRQQLATLPSLALHDLGQHQCGIVTFTCKGIIPSVIQQELSKQKINVSISLQEYARLDLAPRNLPALVRASVHYYNNEEEIDQFCNALQALIQTR
- a CDS encoding LysE family translocator; the protein is MTVSESLIAFVLAGGLLTIVPGLDTALVLRTSAAEGAKKAGFAAIGVNIGCLTWGAAVAFGLGALISASQLAYELLKWVGAFYLAWLGLQLLLSPRTDFSGVTGVGQSGQKISDFSWLWKGFLGNLLNPKVGIFYVSFLPQFIPQDMPIAGYTFLLALIHSLLGMLWFALLILASQPLTRGLKNPKVIQTLDRLTGGLFIGFGLKIALSSR
- a CDS encoding ABC transporter permease; the protein is MLRTPLTVQSVLRDWRSGELTLLSLALVIAVACVSALTIFAGMVNQQLVQQASQMLGADLVVSSSVPISSQWFIKAKELGLKQTTTLTFLSMVAHNENLQLAQIKSIEAPYPLLGELKIANTLSGQARSIYEIPENGTVWLSPRLLPLLNVAVGGTLTIGAAEFTVAALLIEEPGQTGDWFNISPRIIMNQVDIPKTKVVQPGSNLAYRWLLTGEKNNLEQLKYYLKDKLTEQQELADGTTNLSVTQTIQRTLDYLNLGTLMSLVLAGVAISMASLRYSQRHTQQVAILRCFGASQRQIIAVYLSSILFLGFISCLLGVFLGYVLQPLLKQWLSGLLPQFKASLTIKPALLSITTGMIVLLCFSLMNILKLRHVTAVTILRKEKLAWTTETWLGYGLAFLLLAGLAYFYTQSWRLTVSVLYACLGFIAVVTGSLWLIFNYLTTIKHYIHLNWRFGFANIARNLANSSLQVIGIGLALTAILSLYILRNDLIHNWQQQLSDTAANYFIVNIEPNQVEALTQFLAKKNIRTSNLYPMVRGRVIAINGQPVQRLFGEKMKEINALQREINLSWTSALPPDNKIVAGSWPVADKAENWVSIEQGVANQLGLKLHDVMTFRIGITTISTKVTSIRTVEWAAFTPNFFMLFRPGLLNDFPQTYIASIYLKSSQQKVLNALVTQFPNVTIIDIANILNKIHSIFDNTSKAINFMAFFGALAGLIIVTLAMLSFSGLKQQETQILKILGIGQRQLIWIQSSESLIIGFYAGLLAVTTATLINQYLATFILDIALTKRWHFFIIVPIMTAFLTFLVNSLVLLSQYQKQRLTRLY